In Aedes albopictus strain Foshan chromosome 3, AalbF5, whole genome shotgun sequence, the following are encoded in one genomic region:
- the LOC134292171 gene encoding uncharacterized protein LOC134292171 yields the protein MGDMQRRVIGWWPIDERMCRLRIKGRFFNFSIINVHSPHTGSTDDVKDAFYAQLEREYHRCPSHDVKIIIGDLNVQVGHEEEFRPTIGKFSAHQQTNENGLRLIDFAASKNMAIRSTFFQHSLPYRYTWRSPQQTESQIDHVLIDGRHFSDIIDVRTYRGANIDSDHYLVMVKLRPKLSVINNVRYRRPPRYNLERLKQPDVASAYAQNLEAALPDEGELDEAPLEDCWSTVKAAINDAAESTIGYVERNRRNEWFDEECRTVLEEKNAARAVMLQQGTRQNVERYKQKRKQQTRLFREKKRRLEEAECEEMELLCRSQETRKFYQKLNASRNGFVPRAEICRDKDGGLLTDGREVIERWKQHFDQHLNGVENVGTGAHGNGKNDDASAAEDGNEPTPTLREVKDVIHQLKTNKAAGKDGIAAELIKMGPEKLATCLHRLIVRIWETEQLPEEWKEGVICPIHKKGDHLECENFRAITILNAAYKVLSQIIFRRLSPKTNEFVGSYQAGFIDGRSTTDQIFTVRQILQKCREYQVPTHHPFIDFKAAYDSIDRAELWRIMDENGFPGKLTRLIKATMDGVQNCVRVSDELSSSFVSRRGLRQGDGLSCLLFNIALEGVMRRAGLNSRGTIFTKSGQFVCFADDMDIIARTFGTVAELYTRLKREAAKVGLVVNASKTKYMLVGGTEHDRIRLGSNVTIDGDTFEVVEEFVYLGSLLTADNNVSREIWRRIISGIRAYYGLQKKLRSKKIHPRTKCTMYKTLIRPVILYGHETWTMLEEDLQALGVFERRVLRTIFGGVQENGVWRRRMNHELAAPYGEPSIQKVAKAGRIRWAGHVARMPDNNPAKLVFATDPVGTRRRGAQRARWADQVERDLASIGRDRGWRAAATNRVLWRTIVDYVLS from the coding sequence atgggtgatatgcagaggcgcgtgatcggttggtggccgatcgacgaaagaatgtgcaggttgaggatcaagggccgattcttcaacttcagcataataaacgtgcacagcccacacaccggaagtactgatgatgtcaaggacgcattttacgcgcagctcgaacgcgagtaccaccgctgcccaagccacgacgtcaagatcatcataggagatttgaacgttcAGGTAGGCcacgaggaggaattcagaccgacgattggtaagttcagcgcccaccagcaaacgaacgaaaacggcctacgactgattgatttcgccgcctccaaaaatatggccatacgtagcacctttttccaacacagcctcccttatcgttacacctggagatcaccacagcagacggaatctcaaatcgaccacgttctgattgacggacggcacttctccgacattatcgacgtcaggacctatcgtggcgccaacatcgactccgaccactatctggtgatggtcaaactgcgcccaaaactctccgtcatcaacaatgtacggtaccggcgaccgccacggtacaacctagagcgactgaagcaaccggatgtcgcctcagcatacgcgcagaatctcgaagccgcgttgccagacgagggcgagctcgatgaggcccctctagaggactgctggagtacagtgaaagcagccatcaacgacgcagccgagagcaccatcgggtacgtggaacggaatcgacggaacgaatggttcgacgaagagtgcagaacggttttggaggagaagaacgcagcgagggcggtaatgctgcagcaagggactcgacagaacgtggaacgttacaaacagaagcggaaacagcagacccgcctctttcgggagaaaaagcgccgcctggaagaagcggagtgtgaagaaatggaactgctgtgccgttcccaagaaacacggaagttctatcagaagctcaacgcatcccgcaacggcttcgtgccacgagccgaaatatgcagggataaagacggaggcctcttgacggacggacgtgaggtgatcgaaaggtggaagcagcacttcgatcagcacctgaacggcgtggagaacgtaggcacgggagcccatggcaacggaaagaacgacgacgccagtgcagcggaggacggaaatgaaccaactcccacgctgagggaagttaaggatgtcattcaccagctcaaaaccaacaaagcagctggtaaggatggtatcgcagctgaactcatcaagatgggcccagaaaagttggccacctgtctgcatcggctaatagtcaggatctgggaaaccgaacagctaccggaggagtggaaggaaggggtaatctgccccattcacaagaaaggcgaccatttggaatgtgagaacttcagggcgatcactattttgaatgctgcctacaaagtgctatcccagattatcttccgtcgtctgtcacctaaaacgaatgagttcgtgggaagttatcaagccggcttcatcgacggccggtcgacaacggaccagatctttaccgtacggcaaatcctccagaaatgccgtgaataccaggtcccaacgcaccacccgttcatcgacttcaaagcggcatacgatagtatcgaccgcgcagagctatggagaatcatggacgaaaacggctttcctgggaagctgactagactgattaaagcaacgatggacggtgtgcaaaactgcgtaagagtttcggatgaactatccagttcattcgtatctcgccggggactgcgacaaggtgacggactctcatgtctactcttcaacatcgcgctggaaggtgtgatgcgacgagccgggctcaacagccggggaacgattttcacaaaatccggtcaatttgtgtgctttgcggacgacatggacattatcgctagaacatttggaacggtggcagaactgtacacccgcctgaaacgcgaagcagcaaaggtcggactggtggtgaatgcctcaaaaacaaagtacatgctggtaggcggaaccgaacacgaccggatccgtttgggtagtaatgttacgatagacggggatactttcgaggtggtggaggaattcgtctacctcggatccttactgacggctgacaacaacgtgagccgagaaatttggagacgcatcatcagcggaattcgggcctactacgggctccagaagaaactgcggtcgaaaaagattcacccacgcaccaaatgcaccatgtacaaaacgctaataagaccggtgatcctctacgggcacgagacatggaccatgctcgaggaggacctacaagcactcggagttttcgagcgacgcgtgctaagaacgatcttcggcggtgtgcaggagaacggtgtgtggcggagaaggatgaaccacgagctcgctgcaccttacggcgaacccagcatccagaaggtggccaaagccggaaggatacggtgggcagggcatgttgcaagaatgccggacaacaaccctgcaaagctggtgtttgcaacggatccggttggcacaagaaggcgtggagcgcagagagcacgatgggcggaccaggtggagcgtgacttggcgagcattgggcgcgaccgaggatggagagcggcagccacaaaccgagtattgtggcgtactattgttgattatgtcttgtcttaa